The window TCCACCGCCGCACTGTTGGCGTTCATGCTGGCATTCTTCACGTTTAGCGGGCGCGTGAACGTGCTCACCATCTACCTGCTCACAGCGGCGCTCGCCGCCACCAGCGCCTTTGACAATCCCGCGCGGCAATCGCTCGTCCCCAACCTTGTCCCGCGTGAACACCTCGCCAACGCCATCAGCCTCAACACGCTCTTGTGGCAAATCGGCACCATCCTTGGGCCGGCGCTGGCGGGCGTCCTGATTGCCCGCTCGAACATTGGTTGGGTGTACGCGGTCAACGCGCTTTCATTCGGGGCTGTGCTCATAGCGCTCTGGCGGATGCACTACCGGGGGCGCGCCGCAGTGGATTTGAGCGGGCTCACACTGGACGCCTTCTTGGAAGGCGTGCGCTTCACATATCGCACCCGTCTCATTTGGAGCACCATGCTGCTGGACTTCTTCGCTACCTTCTTCTCATCAGCACGCACCATGTTGCCCCTGGTCGCTAGCGAGATTTTGCACGTTGGCCCGACGGGCTACGGCATTCTGGCGACCGCGCAAGCCGTGGGCGCACTGATTGCGGGGTTGGTGCTTTCACTCCGCCGCCAGATTCGGCACCAAGGGTTGGTCTTGCTGTCGAGCGTGGCGGTGTACGGCGCGGCGACCGCCTTCTTCGGGCTTTCGACCGTCTTCTGGCTTTCGTATCTCTTCTTTGCGCTCACCGGCGCCGCCGACACGGTTTCAACCGTTATTCGGGGCACGCTCCGCCAGGTGCTCACGCCCGACCACCTGCGCGGGCGCATGACCTCGGTGAACATGGTCTTTTTCATGGGCGGGCCACAACTGGGCGAACTGGAAGCCGGATTGGTGGCGTCGTGGTTGGGTGTATCGTTCGCCATTGTCTCCGGCGGGCTGGCAACGGTGCTTTTGACGTTGTGGGT of the Ardenticatena maritima genome contains:
- a CDS encoding MFS transporter; this encodes MKRFSRFAALNYRDFRLLWFGQLVSTLGSQMQQAAVSWHIFTLLQGQRHTLHVLGRTFDIGVDALGLGALGLVRVVPIVVFALLGGMLADAIDRRRLMMWTQSTAALLAFMLAFFTFSGRVNVLTIYLLTAALAATSAFDNPARQSLVPNLVPREHLANAISLNTLLWQIGTILGPALAGVLIARSNIGWVYAVNALSFGAVLIALWRMHYRGRAAVDLSGLTLDAFLEGVRFTYRTRLIWSTMLLDFFATFFSSARTMLPLVASEILHVGPTGYGILATAQAVGALIAGLVLSLRRQIRHQGLVLLSSVAVYGAATAFFGLSTVFWLSYLFFALTGAADTVSTVIRGTLRQVLTPDHLRGRMTSVNMVFFMGGPQLGELEAGLVASWLGVSFAIVSGGLATVLLTLWVAWKYPALRRYDG